The following proteins are encoded in a genomic region of Thermococcus pacificus:
- the upp gene encoding uracil phosphoribosyltransferase, whose product MKRDERWEGVYSFEDSPFIMEILTELRDERTGPIAFRKGLVKLGRYMAYELTKTMEVEKVPVKTPLEETEGVLVKDRRNVVIITVLRAAIPLMEGLIKVLDHARVGIVSASRGKAPKFEIEMNYVKIPEIKPEDTVIVADPMIATGSTLIKVLEEVKRYGRAKRYVVVGVLAAPEGISRIKEAHPDVQIFVAAIDRELNEKGYILPGLGDAGDRAFGAPVKL is encoded by the coding sequence ATGAAGAGAGACGAACGCTGGGAAGGTGTCTACTCCTTCGAGGACAGCCCGTTCATCATGGAGATTCTGACTGAGCTTCGCGACGAGAGAACGGGGCCAATAGCCTTCAGGAAAGGCCTTGTAAAGCTGGGAAGGTACATGGCCTACGAGCTGACGAAAACGATGGAGGTTGAGAAGGTTCCTGTGAAGACACCCCTCGAGGAGACGGAGGGGGTTCTCGTAAAGGACAGGCGAAACGTTGTCATAATAACCGTTCTCCGCGCTGCGATACCGTTAATGGAGGGCCTTATCAAGGTTCTCGACCACGCGCGCGTCGGCATCGTCTCCGCCTCGCGCGGAAAGGCACCGAAGTTCGAGATAGAGATGAATTACGTTAAGATTCCAGAGATAAAGCCGGAAGACACTGTTATAGTCGCCGACCCGATGATAGCAACGGGCTCGACTCTCATTAAGGTTCTCGAAGAGGTCAAGCGCTACGGGAGGGCCAAGCGCTACGTTGTAGTGGGCGTTTTAGCGGCCCCAGAGGGAATAAGCAGGATAAAGGAGGCCCACCCGGACGTCCAGATTTTCGTGGCGGCTATAGACAGGGAGCTGAACGAAAAGGGCTACATACTTCCGGGCCTCGGTGACGCCGGCGATAGGGCCTTTGGGGCACCGGTGAAGCTCTGA
- a CDS encoding DUF555 domain-containing protein — protein sequence MGDYVVVLEAPIIVRDVETSEDAINVAVSKVAKALNKEKLDFVRVEIGYSQCPVCGAHFESAFVIGSVGLVGMYLTIKVYNAQTVEHAERIAKAVIGKALKKVPLKVYEIRELTEEDEGDGVELGE from the coding sequence ATGGGAGACTACGTCGTCGTTTTGGAGGCGCCGATAATAGTGAGGGACGTTGAAACGAGCGAGGATGCGATAAACGTCGCCGTTTCCAAGGTCGCAAAGGCGCTCAACAAGGAGAAGCTCGACTTTGTGAGGGTTGAAATAGGCTACTCCCAGTGCCCCGTCTGCGGGGCCCACTTCGAGAGCGCCTTCGTTATTGGATCGGTCGGGCTCGTGGGCATGTATCTGACCATAAAGGTCTACAACGCTCAAACTGTGGAGCACGCCGAAAGGATAGCTAAAGCGGTCATAGGCAAGGCCCTCAAGAAGGTCCCCCTCAAGGTCTACGAGATAAGGGAGCTGACCGAGGAAGACGAGGGAGACGGCGTCGAGCTGGGGGAGTGA
- a CDS encoding MATE family efflux transporter codes for MERGKLLRMREEILNGPIEKTLLKLAYPLIVNNLVQVLYNITDTFWLGKLGREALAAPGTSWPIIGTLMALGMGFATAGFALVGQYIGAGNYERANRSAGALYSLMLLFSTATAIISLAILPYALRFMKVTPNVYPYAKAYAQVVFAGVPLSFSFMAFSALMRASGDTKTPVKISMLTVGMNIVLDPIFIFVLGLGVEGAAIATVLSNGTGAIIGAKILTSGKAGLHLTRETMKPDFGFYRKIFHVGLPSAVGQSADSFGFVVLTRIIYGYGDVVYAAYTITTRLVNFITSIARGVSMAMGTMIAQNVGAENYGRAKKIAERAMVINFLIASFAIVVIGLFRVPVFRVFLDDPAVIAQSEYVLKYFLISVPFFNGIFVVVTRTFSSAGHTKKSMFLSMLRLWGLRIPLSYAFGYVGAITVLGLTIPLAKLFGFTSKGVFFGMGMSNFLAALVALAWFMRGTWMRRIIEDESKK; via the coding sequence ATGGAGCGCGGAAAACTGCTCAGAATGCGCGAGGAAATACTCAACGGCCCCATTGAAAAGACACTCCTCAAGTTAGCATATCCTCTAATCGTCAACAACCTCGTTCAGGTTCTCTACAACATAACGGACACATTCTGGCTTGGAAAGCTCGGGAGGGAGGCGTTGGCCGCTCCTGGGACCAGCTGGCCGATAATAGGAACCCTAATGGCCCTCGGCATGGGCTTTGCAACGGCCGGCTTTGCCCTCGTCGGCCAGTACATAGGCGCGGGGAACTACGAAAGGGCCAACCGCTCCGCTGGAGCGCTCTACTCGCTCATGCTCCTCTTCTCCACGGCAACCGCCATAATAAGCCTGGCCATCCTCCCCTACGCGCTCCGCTTCATGAAGGTCACACCCAACGTCTACCCATACGCAAAGGCCTACGCGCAGGTGGTCTTCGCCGGCGTACCACTGTCATTCTCCTTCATGGCGTTCTCTGCCCTCATGAGGGCTTCTGGAGATACAAAGACGCCCGTAAAGATAAGCATGCTTACCGTTGGGATGAACATAGTCCTCGACCCGATTTTCATATTCGTCCTTGGGCTCGGCGTTGAGGGAGCGGCGATTGCCACGGTTCTCTCAAACGGCACTGGAGCCATAATCGGCGCGAAGATTCTGACAAGCGGGAAGGCCGGCCTGCACCTCACGCGCGAGACCATGAAGCCTGATTTCGGGTTTTACAGGAAGATATTCCACGTTGGCCTTCCGTCGGCCGTTGGCCAGTCAGCGGACAGCTTCGGCTTCGTCGTCCTCACAAGGATCATCTACGGCTACGGCGACGTGGTTTACGCTGCCTACACCATAACCACCCGCCTCGTCAACTTCATAACGAGCATAGCGAGGGGCGTTAGCATGGCCATGGGGACGATGATAGCCCAGAACGTTGGGGCCGAAAACTACGGGAGGGCCAAGAAAATAGCTGAGAGGGCAATGGTGATTAACTTCCTCATAGCGAGCTTTGCGATAGTTGTTATCGGCCTCTTCCGGGTTCCCGTTTTCAGGGTCTTCCTCGACGACCCAGCGGTTATAGCCCAGAGTGAGTACGTGCTCAAGTACTTCCTCATCTCCGTGCCCTTCTTCAACGGGATATTCGTCGTAGTCACGAGGACCTTTAGCTCAGCAGGCCACACAAAGAAGAGCATGTTCCTCAGCATGCTGCGCCTCTGGGGCCTCAGGATTCCGCTTAGCTACGCCTTCGGCTACGTCGGTGCTATAACGGTGCTCGGCCTCACGATACCACTGGCGAAGCTTTTCGGCTTCACGAGCAAAGGCGTATTCTTCGGGATGGGCATGAGCAACTTTCTGGCGGCGCTGGTGGCTCTAGCATGGTTCATGCGTGGAACCTGGATGAGGCGCATTATCGAAGATGAATCAAAAAAGTGA
- a CDS encoding DUF357 domain-containing protein, which yields MGREITEEKLQKYFRITEEALRTLEVAVHEKSLLWVAAQDFLTMAKSYFEDAKYYYEKGDYVTAFAALNYAHGFIDAGVRLGVFRGEDDRLFAFG from the coding sequence GTGGGGCGGGAGATAACCGAGGAAAAGCTCCAGAAGTACTTTAGAATCACAGAAGAGGCTCTGAGAACCCTTGAGGTTGCGGTTCATGAGAAAAGCCTGCTCTGGGTCGCCGCACAGGATTTTCTGACGATGGCGAAGAGCTATTTTGAGGACGCCAAATATTACTACGAGAAGGGCGACTACGTCACAGCGTTCGCGGCGCTGAACTACGCCCACGGCTTTATCGATGCGGGCGTAAGACTCGGAGTTTTCAGGGGAGAGGATGACCGACTTTTTGCCTTCGGCTGA
- a CDS encoding MATE family efflux transporter codes for MRSEKVEAMREQILNGPIVKTLILLAYPLIINQLVQVLYNLTDTFWLGKLGRTELSAPGTAWPLVWFFMSIGMGFATAGFAFVSQYVGAREYDKANRAAGALYSLMLIFATAVGITGVLLAPQLLHLMNVSDTIYPYALSYTRVIFGGIPFSFTLFAFNFLLRAVGDTKTPVKINIATVILNIILDPLFIFGWGPFPELGVVGAAIATMLSNTAGSIVGGYLLFTGKVGIHITPETLKPDFNFYSRIFRVGLPASIGSSTTALGFVILTRVIFTIGKLYGQAHGIPNFEDVAFATYSITNRLTNFMFAFSDGISMAMGTMVGQAIGAKLYDRAKTIAEKTMVINFTILGVGTLLFIFFRVPIFRFFINDPAVIAESAKVVKYFSASLPFFGIFAAVNNVFQSAGQTKKSMVLGMVRLWGIRLPLSYGLGVLMRDTAGMWLGMGLSNVIGAVVALAWFLRGSWMKAIIEE; via the coding sequence ATGAGGAGCGAGAAAGTTGAAGCCATGCGCGAGCAGATCCTCAACGGCCCGATAGTCAAAACGCTCATCCTGTTAGCATACCCTCTGATAATCAACCAGCTCGTTCAGGTCCTCTACAACCTCACCGACACGTTCTGGCTCGGTAAACTTGGCAGGACTGAACTTTCCGCCCCGGGAACTGCCTGGCCCCTCGTGTGGTTCTTTATGAGTATAGGCATGGGCTTTGCAACTGCTGGCTTCGCCTTCGTGAGCCAGTACGTCGGTGCCAGGGAATACGATAAGGCGAATCGCGCTGCTGGAGCGCTCTATTCCCTCATGCTCATCTTCGCCACAGCAGTTGGCATAACCGGAGTGCTTCTCGCCCCCCAACTGCTCCACCTGATGAACGTCAGCGATACCATCTACCCCTACGCGCTCAGCTACACTAGGGTCATATTCGGGGGGATACCCTTCTCCTTCACCCTCTTCGCCTTCAACTTCCTGCTGAGGGCGGTTGGAGATACGAAGACACCGGTCAAGATAAACATCGCCACGGTAATCCTTAACATAATCCTCGACCCCTTATTCATCTTCGGCTGGGGGCCGTTTCCAGAGCTCGGCGTTGTCGGAGCGGCGATAGCGACGATGCTCTCCAACACGGCCGGTTCCATAGTAGGCGGCTACCTTCTGTTCACGGGTAAGGTGGGAATTCACATCACCCCTGAGACCCTGAAGCCGGATTTCAACTTCTACTCCCGCATCTTCCGCGTCGGCCTTCCGGCGAGCATCGGTAGCTCAACAACGGCTTTGGGCTTCGTTATTCTGACGAGGGTTATCTTTACAATCGGAAAGCTCTACGGCCAGGCTCACGGCATCCCCAACTTCGAGGACGTTGCTTTTGCCACATACAGCATAACCAACCGCCTAACGAACTTCATGTTCGCCTTCTCAGATGGAATCAGCATGGCCATGGGAACTATGGTTGGTCAAGCCATAGGGGCGAAGCTCTATGACAGGGCAAAAACCATAGCCGAGAAGACGATGGTCATAAACTTCACGATACTCGGCGTTGGAACGCTCCTCTTCATATTCTTCCGCGTGCCCATCTTCAGGTTCTTCATAAATGACCCGGCCGTCATAGCCGAGAGCGCCAAGGTTGTGAAGTACTTCTCGGCATCTCTGCCCTTCTTCGGGATCTTTGCAGCGGTAAACAACGTCTTTCAGAGCGCAGGACAGACAAAGAAGAGCATGGTGCTCGGCATGGTGAGGCTCTGGGGGATAAGGCTCCCGCTCAGCTACGGTCTCGGGGTTCTGATGAGAGACACCGCCGGGATGTGGCTTGGGATGGGCCTGAGCAACGTCATTGGGGCGGTGGTTGCCCTGGCTTGGTTCCTGAGGGGAAGCTGGATGAAGGCAATAATCGAGGAGTAG